In Brevibacterium zhoupengii, the following are encoded in one genomic region:
- a CDS encoding maleylpyruvate isomerase family mycothiol-dependent enzyme — protein sequence MNSEKNTHPSAELIRDETFAERARMVGLLDELDSHDWSVPSLCTGWRVREVVAHMTMAYRHGGLRFFVGLVRHGFRFNDFADHVAHEDTSTLTDVALLSALRENIRNPWRPPGGGPVGALSHDVIHGLDITEPLGLAPAPAERIRLVLEQAGEKNLAYFGTDLTGLRLIAEDADFSMGTGPREVRASAREMLLTVTGRRPLPDQSPSQR from the coding sequence ATCCTTCCGCTGAACTCATCCGCGACGAGACCTTCGCCGAGCGCGCCCGCATGGTCGGCCTGCTCGATGAACTCGACTCACACGACTGGTCGGTGCCCTCGCTGTGCACCGGGTGGCGGGTCAGGGAAGTCGTCGCCCATATGACGATGGCCTATCGACACGGAGGTCTCCGGTTCTTTGTGGGCCTGGTCAGACACGGATTCAGGTTCAACGACTTCGCCGATCATGTCGCCCACGAGGACACGTCCACACTCACCGACGTCGCCCTTCTCTCCGCCCTGCGAGAGAATATCCGCAATCCGTGGAGACCACCCGGCGGCGGTCCGGTGGGAGCGCTCAGCCATGACGTCATCCACGGCCTCGACATCACGGAGCCTCTGGGGCTTGCACCGGCTCCCGCCGAACGGATCAGACTCGTACTCGAACAGGCAGGGGAGAAGAACCTTGCCTACTTCGGCACGGATCTCACCGGCCTCAGACTCATCGCCGAGGACGCAGATTTCAGCATGGGCACCGGCCCGCGCGAAGTGAGGGCGAGCGCCCGAGAGATGCTGCTGACGGTCACAGGGCGCCGACCATTGCCGGACCAGAGCCCTTCACAGCGCTGA